From a region of the Paenibacillus lutimineralis genome:
- a CDS encoding MogA/MoaB family molybdenum cofactor biosynthesis protein — protein MVWKTAILTASDKGARGEREDTSAQVIRELVEEELGGEIIEYRIVPDEPDEIIAALIEMTDYFQADLVLTTGGTELAIRDVTPEATRRVIEREVPGMAEAMRSRVMQKNPASMLFRGIVGIRGRTLIVNLPGTPKGVHENLAAIMDQLPEALLMVTGQFRL, from the coding sequence ATGGTTTGGAAAACAGCGATTCTTACGGCAAGCGACAAAGGAGCCAGGGGCGAACGTGAAGATACGAGCGCACAGGTGATTAGGGAACTGGTCGAGGAAGAATTGGGAGGGGAAATCATCGAATATCGCATCGTACCTGATGAACCTGATGAGATTATCGCTGCACTGATTGAAATGACCGATTATTTTCAAGCCGATCTTGTCTTGACTACTGGCGGTACAGAGCTCGCCATTCGGGATGTGACTCCCGAGGCGACTAGGCGTGTCATTGAACGTGAGGTGCCAGGAATGGCCGAAGCGATGCGCTCCAGGGTGATGCAGAAAAATCCGGCCAGCATGCTGTTCCGTGGCATTGTCGGAATCCGCGGACGGACTTTGATCGTCAATTTGCCGGGAACTCCAAAAGGGGTGCACGAGAACCTGGCAGCGATCATGGATCAGCTTCCGGAAGCGCTGCTTATGGTTACGGGTCAATTCCGACTTTAA
- a CDS encoding twin-arginine translocase TatA/TatE family subunit: protein MSAGAFLLIVIAALVLFGPKKLPELGRAVGRTINEFKNATRDIVEDRPEAQKAEAAPVNEAPKQEDRRLPE from the coding sequence ATGAGTGCAGGTGCTTTTCTGTTAATCGTTATAGCGGCTCTCGTGTTGTTTGGTCCGAAGAAGCTGCCGGAGCTCGGCCGCGCCGTCGGGCGCACCATTAATGAGTTCAAGAATGCCACTCGCGATATTGTAGAGGATCGTCCCGAAGCTCAGAAAGCGGAAGCGGCTCCTGTAAATGAAGCTCCAAAGCAGGAGGATCGGCGTCTGCCAGAATAG
- the tatC gene encoding twin-arginine translocase subunit TatC: MADELKSETIVEHLSELRRRLIYVALVFTFVLVAAFFVVHPIYQYLTINSITGVEIKLNAFSFWDGVGVYMKIAMVVALGITLPFTLYQIWAFVSPGLRPRERKATLRYIPYVFLCFLIGIAFGYFVVFPLAMKFTAGLNKELGLIETYGMADYFKFLMNIVFPISLLFELPIVILFLTQLRLLTPTLLRKMRRVAYFILVVISVMITPADLFSAFLVLIPLIILYEISVLLSSRVHKKQLAADAKRAEEYS, from the coding sequence ATGGCTGATGAACTGAAGTCAGAGACGATTGTGGAGCATTTATCGGAATTAAGACGGAGATTAATTTACGTGGCTCTCGTGTTCACGTTTGTTCTCGTCGCTGCTTTTTTTGTCGTTCATCCGATCTATCAATATTTGACGATTAATTCGATAACAGGCGTGGAGATCAAGCTGAATGCTTTCTCCTTCTGGGATGGCGTCGGCGTATATATGAAAATAGCGATGGTCGTTGCTTTAGGCATTACCCTGCCTTTTACGCTCTATCAAATATGGGCATTCGTTAGTCCCGGGCTGAGACCCAGAGAGCGAAAGGCGACGCTAAGGTATATTCCCTATGTATTTCTCTGCTTTTTAATCGGAATTGCGTTCGGTTATTTCGTGGTATTCCCGCTAGCGATGAAGTTTACCGCCGGGCTGAACAAGGAGCTTGGTTTGATCGAGACCTATGGAATGGCCGACTATTTCAAGTTTTTGATGAATATCGTGTTTCCAATCTCGCTGTTATTTGAGCTGCCAATCGTGATCTTGTTCCTGACGCAGCTACGGCTCCTGACCCCGACCTTACTGCGTAAAATGCGCCGTGTAGCTTATTTTATACTGGTTGTAATCTCAGTGATGATCACCCCTGCGGACCTGTTCTCGGCCTTCTTGGTGCTGATCCCGCTTATTATCCTGTATGAGATTAGCGTGCTGCTGTCCAGCCGGGTACACAAGAAGCAGTTGGCTGCAGACGCCAAGCGTGCGGAAGAGTATAGCTAA